One segment of Paenibacillus rhizovicinus DNA contains the following:
- a CDS encoding RNA polymerase sigma factor has translation MNKDLFRELYAAHSKAIYSYLFGRTNHKELAADLLQDSFLKIWNRIEIVAKIPPEERLYWIFSIASNGLKDHYRRSAHRNKVGLQLKAASAGDGASAEDLSGVLAGRERLRDIETHINGLPEELRCILLMKVLGELSSAQIGIVLNQPPGTIRYKIAQARRLLAEKLKLLESAPIGVRRTSNE, from the coding sequence ATGAACAAGGACTTGTTTCGGGAATTGTATGCCGCGCATTCGAAGGCGATTTACTCCTATCTGTTCGGCCGAACGAACCATAAGGAGCTCGCCGCGGATTTGCTTCAAGACAGCTTCCTCAAAATATGGAACCGCATCGAAATCGTTGCGAAAATCCCTCCGGAGGAGCGGCTCTATTGGATATTCTCGATTGCTTCCAATGGACTCAAGGATCATTATCGGCGCAGCGCGCACCGAAACAAGGTGGGTTTGCAGCTGAAGGCAGCATCCGCCGGAGACGGCGCAAGCGCCGAAGATCTCTCCGGCGTGCTTGCGGGGCGGGAGCGCTTGAGGGATATAGAGACGCATATCAACGGGCTGCCGGAAGAATTGCGCTGCATTCTGCTGATGAAAGTGCTGGGCGAATTAAGCAGCGCGCAAATCGGCATCGTGCTGAACCAGCCGCCCGGAACGATACGGTACAAAATCGCGCAAGCGCGCAGGCTTCTTGCCGAGAAACTGAAGCTGCTTGAATCGGCACCAATCGGCGTAAGGAGGACTTCGAATGAGTGA
- a CDS encoding heme-binding protein: protein MVPSRHYQRHHRCPAQAREGRPGQEHLKFECQAQHQNRRPRRRRVRYRHNQSRTGNDIGGGIPLFCRNKLIGGIGVSGGTSAQDVEVADAAVKVLAELAGPVG from the coding sequence GTGGTTCCTTCTCGTCATTATCAGCGTCATCATCGTTGCCCAGCTCAAGCACGTGAAGGCCGGCCGGGACAAGAGCATTTGAAGTTCGAATGCCAGGCGCAGCACCAGAACCGCAGGCCGCGGCGGCGACGCGTACGGTATCGACACAACCAATCGAGGACGGGCAACGATATTGGCGGGGGAATCCCGCTATTTTGCCGTAATAAACTGATCGGCGGAATTGGTGTCAGCGGCGGAACTAGCGCGCAGGACGTGGAAGTGGCCGACGCTGCCGTGAAGGTTTTGGCTGAATTAGCAGGGCCTGTCGGGTGA
- a CDS encoding DUF817 domain-containing protein: MRTAWKPLSQLLHFAYQQGMSCLFPVAIFGTLALTSIVAPPFMYRYDFVLLVLLLVQYLMYRSGLETIDEMKVIGVFHIIGLLLEIYKVRMGSWSYPEPGLTKLFGVPLYSGFMYASVASYMCQVWRRLRMDMTGWPGIVSAGLLGGAIYLNFFTHHFIPDFRWWLTALVLLVFRRTWIIYRVRSSTYRMPLSLAFLIVGFFIWLAENIATFFNGWRYPDQDQAWQLVHVSKISSWFLLVIISVIIVAQLKHVKAGRDKSI; this comes from the coding sequence GTGCGTACAGCATGGAAACCCCTTAGTCAGCTTCTGCATTTCGCCTATCAGCAGGGCATGAGCTGCTTATTCCCCGTTGCAATCTTCGGAACGTTAGCGCTGACCAGCATCGTCGCGCCGCCATTCATGTACCGTTACGATTTCGTGCTTCTCGTCCTGCTTCTCGTCCAATATCTGATGTACCGCAGCGGACTGGAGACGATCGACGAGATGAAAGTCATTGGCGTATTCCATATCATTGGTTTGCTTCTCGAAATCTATAAGGTAAGGATGGGATCGTGGTCGTACCCTGAGCCCGGGCTGACGAAATTGTTCGGCGTACCGCTGTACAGCGGGTTTATGTATGCAAGCGTAGCCAGCTACATGTGTCAGGTATGGCGCAGGCTGCGGATGGACATGACCGGATGGCCGGGGATCGTATCGGCGGGATTGCTGGGAGGCGCGATCTATTTGAACTTCTTCACCCATCATTTCATACCGGATTTCCGATGGTGGCTGACGGCGCTGGTGCTTCTCGTCTTCCGGCGGACATGGATCATCTATCGGGTGCGGAGCAGCACGTATCGGATGCCTCTGTCATTGGCTTTCCTGATCGTAGGCTTCTTTATATGGCTGGCCGAGAATATCGCGACGTTCTTCAACGGATGGAGATATCCGGACCAGGATCAGGCCTGGCAGCTGGTTCACGTCAGCAAAATCAGCTCGTGGTTCCTTCTCGTCATTATCAGCGTCATCATCGTTGCCCAGCTCAAGCACGTGAAGGCCGGCCGGGACAAGAGCATTTGA
- a CDS encoding aldo/keto reductase, translating to MNKRPLGRTGMDVSEVSFGTWAIGGSWGQTNDDESLRALDKAMEEGVNFFDTADVYGDGRSERLLARATKGKEDKIRIATKFCRQGDIRDPQTYSEQQVRQWCEDSLRRLERETIDLYQIHCAPFEILKQGAVFEVLDKLQREGKIRSYGVSVETVEEGLFCLEKSGVQALQIIFNIFRQKPIAELLPRARERGVGLLVRLPLASGLLTGKFAANTSFEAEDHRNFNRDGAAFNVGETFAGLPFAKGVELASQLDWIAEGRGNMTRAALRWLLDYEEITCVIPGFKNVRQVEDNLGVRSANPFSAEEHERLRRFYAEQVHDHIRGAY from the coding sequence ATGAATAAACGTCCGCTCGGCAGAACGGGTATGGATGTCAGCGAAGTCAGCTTCGGAACTTGGGCGATCGGAGGCTCTTGGGGGCAGACGAATGACGACGAATCGCTTCGTGCGTTGGACAAGGCGATGGAGGAGGGCGTCAACTTCTTCGATACGGCCGATGTCTATGGTGACGGAAGGAGCGAGCGGCTGCTTGCCCGCGCCACGAAAGGCAAGGAAGACAAGATCCGCATCGCGACGAAATTTTGCCGTCAGGGAGATATCCGCGATCCGCAAACCTATTCGGAACAGCAGGTGAGACAGTGGTGCGAGGACAGCTTGCGCCGACTGGAACGCGAGACGATCGACCTGTACCAGATTCACTGCGCGCCGTTTGAAATATTGAAGCAGGGCGCGGTATTCGAAGTGCTGGACAAGCTGCAGCGGGAAGGCAAAATCCGCTCCTATGGCGTAAGCGTGGAAACGGTGGAAGAAGGATTGTTCTGTCTGGAGAAATCCGGCGTGCAGGCGTTGCAGATTATTTTCAATATCTTCCGGCAGAAGCCGATAGCGGAGCTTCTTCCCCGGGCTCGCGAGCGCGGCGTCGGTCTGCTCGTCCGGCTGCCGCTCGCCAGCGGCCTCTTGACCGGCAAATTCGCGGCGAATACGTCCTTCGAAGCGGAAGACCATCGGAATTTCAACCGTGACGGCGCGGCGTTCAATGTCGGCGAAACGTTCGCGGGTCTGCCGTTTGCCAAAGGCGTCGAGCTTGCGTCCCAGCTGGACTGGATCGCGGAAGGCCGGGGCAACATGACGCGCGCAGCGCTTCGCTGGCTGCTGGATTATGAGGAAATCACCTGCGTCATACCGGGATTTAAGAATGTTCGCCAAGTCGAGGATAACCTGGGTGTGAGGTCCGCGAATCCGTTCAGTGCGGAAGAGCACGAGCGGCTGCGCAGATTTTACGCGGAACAGGTTCACGACCACATTCGCGGTGCTTATTAA
- a CDS encoding S-layer homology domain-containing protein produces MPGKVPFNPPATLSAPLKDTDLISAWAKSDVQTIAALQLMRGSDNLFAPRESVTREMAVVVAMRAHAYKQDGQNSAK; encoded by the coding sequence ATGCCGGGCAAAGTGCCGTTCAACCCGCCAGCCACATTGTCCGCGCCGCTTAAAGATACGGACCTCATATCCGCTTGGGCCAAATCCGACGTGCAGACGATCGCGGCACTGCAATTGATGCGGGGATCGGATAACCTCTTTGCCCCTCGCGAATCCGTTACCCGCGAAATGGCAGTCGTCGTCGCCATGCGGGCGCATGCGTACAAGCAAGACGGCCAGAACAGCGCCAAATAA
- a CDS encoding permease: MTRQNGAAITPHRSNRLLILLVVLFLLITIAGLSYVKWWPYYHKAINAINTHTIGSSILTNGELNPPTPSWSAAWDYAVSYYKAVWKAAVLGIVLGSLVQVLIPSGWLLRLLGRSSFKSTVIGGLAAVPGMMCSCCAAPIAVGLRKKNVSAGASLAFWLGNPLINPATLIFMTVVLSWKFTLIRIVFGLIITFGVSYFAGRLAGKVEVPEEVLEKTAQHEEASPMWKRWIQSMWMMIVHLVPAYFISVLVLGAVRAWLFPSLGSGTWDGFLMLVIFCIAGALFVIPTAAEIPIIQTFLSLGFAAGPAAALLVVLPAISLPSMLMIRRSFPGRVVAVVFVSVVVLGLMSGIVGALIL; the protein is encoded by the coding sequence ATGACAAGACAGAACGGGGCGGCAATTACCCCGCATAGAAGCAATCGATTGCTGATTTTGCTGGTCGTTTTATTTCTCTTGATCACGATTGCCGGCTTAAGTTACGTCAAATGGTGGCCTTATTACCATAAAGCAATCAACGCGATCAACACGCATACCATAGGATCGTCCATCCTGACGAACGGCGAGCTGAATCCGCCTACGCCTTCGTGGTCCGCCGCCTGGGACTATGCGGTCAGCTACTACAAGGCAGTCTGGAAAGCCGCCGTACTGGGCATTGTGCTTGGCTCGCTTGTCCAAGTGCTCATTCCGTCGGGGTGGCTTCTCCGCTTGCTTGGCAGAAGCTCGTTCAAAAGCACCGTCATCGGCGGATTAGCCGCCGTGCCTGGCATGATGTGTTCCTGCTGCGCAGCACCGATTGCCGTCGGCCTGCGCAAGAAGAATGTTTCTGCCGGTGCCAGCCTGGCCTTCTGGCTCGGGAATCCGCTCATTAATCCGGCGACGCTCATCTTCATGACCGTTGTGCTCTCCTGGAAATTCACGCTGATTCGGATCGTTTTCGGGCTGATCATCACTTTCGGCGTCAGCTATTTTGCAGGTCGTCTGGCGGGGAAGGTCGAAGTACCGGAAGAAGTGTTGGAGAAGACGGCCCAGCATGAAGAAGCAAGTCCCATGTGGAAACGCTGGATCCAAAGCATGTGGATGATGATCGTCCACCTCGTGCCGGCGTACTTCATTTCCGTATTGGTACTGGGGGCAGTCAGAGCGTGGTTGTTCCCTTCGCTCGGAAGCGGAACGTGGGACGGATTTCTTATGCTCGTCATTTTCTGCATCGCGGGCGCCTTGTTCGTTATTCCGACCGCTGCCGAAATTCCGATCATTCAGACGTTTCTATCGCTCGGATTCGCGGCAGGACCCGCAGCTGCGCTGCTTGTTGTCCTTCCGGCAATCAGTCTCCCTTCGATGCTCATGATTCGCCGTTCGTTCCCGGGTCGCGTTGTAGCCGTCGTGTTCGTTTCGGTCGTCGTTCTGGGCCTAATGAGCGGAATTGTCGGCGCGTTGATTTTGTAA
- a CDS encoding extracellular solute-binding protein, which yields MDNSNGIVQLRIDIYEDWQLEAVEKAARRFEEAHDGVRVEVRLLPDREIREGLQDGTSGSDLVQLANGDFVDCSRNGRLLDLTAWAHTHQLELLFHPALWRLLQVDGRLAGLPISATVKSIFYNKEWFRSAGIPDPADGWTWQDFIATAQWLQTANACEGQDRFAARLSFDWEYIGLLLLSSGTSWLSPEGSKASGYANSEAAVKTVKMAAALVREHKLSPATQDWFTHGDLTEGKTGMILDYMIMLHEIEPILGRRLGIASLPRDPATERTNEPWISGFGIASGSAEPALAFQLLTELTCSSNELTRLVTDGFIAPLKSVYEEAGHHRHPLRERVLAELAFAGPLPHSASSEAVRLLREHANPALARILHDGADVSAALDELAEKLDRGLAFSIDRSKRTSVPK from the coding sequence ATGGACAATAGCAATGGCATCGTTCAGCTTAGAATTGACATCTATGAGGATTGGCAGCTCGAGGCGGTCGAGAAAGCGGCAAGAAGATTCGAAGAAGCGCATGACGGGGTCCGCGTTGAGGTGCGGCTTCTGCCGGATCGCGAAATTCGCGAAGGGCTGCAAGACGGTACCTCCGGCTCCGATCTGGTGCAATTAGCGAACGGAGATTTTGTTGACTGCAGCCGCAATGGGCGTTTGCTGGATTTAACGGCATGGGCGCATACGCATCAGCTGGAGCTGCTATTTCATCCGGCCCTATGGCGCCTATTGCAAGTGGACGGACGACTAGCCGGATTGCCGATCAGTGCGACGGTGAAGAGTATTTTCTATAACAAGGAATGGTTCCGCAGTGCCGGCATTCCAGATCCGGCGGACGGATGGACGTGGCAGGACTTTATCGCAACCGCCCAGTGGCTGCAAACGGCGAATGCCTGCGAGGGGCAGGACCGTTTCGCCGCGCGGCTTTCGTTCGATTGGGAGTATATCGGACTATTGCTCTTATCCTCAGGGACAAGCTGGCTGTCGCCGGAAGGCAGCAAGGCGTCGGGTTACGCCAACAGCGAAGCTGCCGTGAAGACTGTGAAGATGGCGGCAGCGCTGGTACGCGAGCATAAGCTGAGCCCGGCAACGCAGGATTGGTTCACGCACGGCGACCTGACCGAGGGTAAGACGGGGATGATTCTTGATTATATGATCATGCTGCATGAAATCGAGCCGATACTCGGCCGGCGTCTCGGCATTGCCTCGCTTCCGCGCGATCCGGCAACGGAAAGGACCAACGAGCCGTGGATAAGCGGCTTCGGAATCGCATCCGGAAGCGCCGAGCCGGCATTAGCCTTCCAGCTGCTGACGGAGCTGACCTGCTCGAGCAACGAGCTGACACGGCTCGTGACGGACGGTTTCATCGCTCCGCTTAAATCCGTTTACGAAGAAGCGGGCCATCATCGGCATCCCCTTCGCGAGCGCGTGCTTGCCGAGCTGGCCTTTGCCGGGCCGCTCCCGCATTCCGCATCGAGCGAGGCGGTACGTCTGCTCCGGGAACATGCGAACCCGGCTTTGGCTCGCATACTGCATGACGGAGCCGACGTTAGCGCCGCATTGGACGAGCTTGCCGAGAAGCTGGATCGTGGCTTGGCTTTCTCCATCGACCGGTCGAAACGAACGAGCGTTCCGAAGTAA